A region of Culicoides brevitarsis isolate CSIRO-B50_1 chromosome 1, AGI_CSIRO_Cbre_v1, whole genome shotgun sequence DNA encodes the following proteins:
- the LOC134827667 gene encoding ras-related protein Rab-35-like: protein MARDYDHLFKLLIIGDSGVGKSSLLLRFSDNTFTGTYITTIGVDFKIRTVVIDGERVKLQIWDTAGQERFRTITNTYYRGTHGVIVVYDVTNGDSFANVKRWLQEIESNCEVVNKILVGNKDDDPARKVVITEDAQRFANQMDIQLFETSAKDNKNVEKMFYAITELVLKHKKQQQRLQNANDKNDVVQLGKGSNKKKGSKCC from the exons ATGGCTCGTGATTATGATCATCTTTTCAAATTGCTAATCATCGGAGATAGTG GTGTCGGAAAATCATCCCTCTTACTTAGGTTTAGTGACAACACATTCACAGGAACATACATTACAACAATAGGCGTTGACTTTAAGATTCGAACGGTCGTAATCGATGGCGAACGTGTCAAATTACAAATCTGGGATACTGCTGGTCAAGAACGTTTCAGAACGATAACGAACAc ATACTACCGTGGCACACACGGCGTAATTGTTGTATATGACGTCACAAATGGTGATTCTTTCGCAAATGTAAAACGATGGTTGCAGGAAATTGAATCCAACTGTGaagttgtaaataaaatattag TTGGAAATAAAGATGACGATCCCGCTCGTAAAGTTGTAATAACGGAAGATGCTCAACGTTTTGCCAACCAAATGGATATCCAGTTATTTGAGACTTCAGccaaagataataaaaatgtggaaaaaatgttttatgcaATCACGGAGTTGGTgctgaaacacaaaaaacaacaacagagGCTGCAAAATGCCAATGACAAGAATGACGTTGTACAGTTAGGGAAAGGtagtaataaaaagaaaggTAGTAAATGCTGTTAG